From the genome of Muricauda sp. SCSIO 64092, one region includes:
- a CDS encoding phosphatase PAP2 family protein, with protein MEEIIQLDKNLFLFLNGLGSPTWDGFWMFITNKWGSIPLYVLLLILSFYFFGWRKTLLILVVVTLLITTTDQLANFFKYGIGRLRPCHDEQVFELMRLVKRSCGGKYGYFSAHAANSMAVASFFSFMLGSKLRWMPSVLIVWGLLVGYSRIYIGVHFPGDVLTGILIGVFFGWIYAKLYIFAQHKIGA; from the coding sequence TTGGAAGAAATTATCCAATTGGACAAAAATCTTTTCCTGTTCTTAAACGGCTTGGGAAGCCCGACCTGGGACGGGTTCTGGATGTTCATTACCAATAAATGGGGCTCCATTCCACTCTATGTGCTATTACTGATACTGTCCTTTTATTTTTTTGGTTGGAGGAAAACCTTACTTATTTTGGTCGTTGTGACACTATTGATCACTACCACCGACCAACTGGCCAATTTCTTTAAGTATGGAATAGGCCGTTTGCGACCTTGCCATGATGAACAGGTTTTTGAGTTGATGCGGTTGGTAAAACGTTCCTGTGGCGGAAAATACGGTTATTTCTCGGCGCATGCCGCCAATTCCATGGCAGTAGCTTCCTTTTTTTCCTTTATGCTCGGTTCAAAGTTAAGGTGGATGCCCTCGGTCCTTATTGTTTGGGGGTTGTTGGTGGGGTACAGTCGTATTTACATTGGGGTCCACTTTCCGGGAGATGTCCTTACGGGTATTCTAATAGGTGTGTTTTTTGGCTGGATCTATGCCAAGTTGTATATCTTTGCGCAGCATAAAATTGGGGCATGA
- the meaB gene encoding methylmalonyl Co-A mutase-associated GTPase MeaB gives MAVKRNDLGQKAQLPKIRRQGPIYIPVLFNSLKNGDKIALAQGITLIESTRNKDFERAEELVTRCLQVHSNSIRIGITGVPGVGKSTFIEAFGTHLTQMGKKVAVLAVDPSSSVTKGSILGDKTRMEKLAKDPNAFIRPSPAQDSLGGVAKRTRETIILCEAAGFDVVLVETVGVGQSETLVHSMVDFFLLLKLAGAGDELQGLKRGIMEMADALVINKADGENLKAVKLAMTEFKRALHLYPPKENAWSPEVLSCSSLNNLGIDAVWEMILKFLALTKENGHFGENRIAQNKNWFLQTVEEQLKFQFFGRETIKRKMANYLEQIANHTISPVAAAHELLNISNPGTDEIP, from the coding sequence TTGGCCGTTAAAAGAAATGACTTAGGGCAAAAGGCGCAGTTGCCCAAAATACGGAGACAGGGACCCATTTACATACCAGTGCTTTTTAATTCCCTAAAAAATGGGGATAAAATTGCATTAGCCCAGGGCATCACACTCATTGAAAGTACGCGGAACAAAGACTTTGAGCGTGCGGAAGAATTGGTCACCAGATGCCTCCAAGTCCATAGTAATAGTATCCGTATTGGTATAACTGGGGTACCGGGTGTGGGCAAAAGCACCTTTATAGAGGCTTTTGGGACCCATTTGACACAAATGGGGAAAAAAGTGGCGGTTTTGGCCGTGGATCCCTCAAGCAGTGTAACCAAAGGAAGCATACTTGGGGATAAGACCCGAATGGAAAAACTCGCCAAGGACCCCAATGCTTTTATACGGCCTTCCCCTGCCCAGGATTCCCTTGGGGGGGTTGCCAAAAGGACAAGGGAGACCATTATCCTTTGTGAAGCCGCTGGATTTGATGTTGTGCTTGTGGAAACCGTAGGTGTTGGCCAAAGTGAAACCTTGGTACACAGTATGGTTGACTTTTTCCTTCTTTTAAAACTTGCAGGGGCCGGAGACGAACTTCAAGGATTAAAAAGGGGGATAATGGAAATGGCAGACGCGTTGGTCATTAATAAAGCTGATGGAGAAAACCTGAAAGCGGTAAAACTTGCCATGACGGAGTTTAAAAGGGCCTTACATCTCTATCCTCCAAAAGAAAACGCTTGGTCACCGGAAGTATTGAGTTGTTCTTCCCTAAACAATTTGGGAATCGATGCCGTCTGGGAAATGATTTTAAAGTTTTTGGCACTTACAAAGGAAAATGGGCATTTTGGGGAAAATAGGATCGCCCAAAACAAAAACTGGTTTTTACAGACGGTCGAAGAGCAATTAAAGTTTCAGTTTTTTGGACGGGAAACCATTAAAAGAAAAATGGCCAATTATTTGGAACAGATAGCAAACCACACCATTTCACCAGTGGCAGCGGCCCATGAACTCCTGAACATCAGCAACCCAGGTACCGATGAAATACCCTAA
- the msrA gene encoding peptide-methionine (S)-S-oxide reductase MsrA: MKFFSLLFTVAIALGCNTITKSNNTELAQAKIPEKVILSPEELQQYETAYFASGCFWCVEAIFESVKGVKEVVSGYSGGSEENPTYEQVAYGRTKHAEAVEVYYNPKEISYLALVQVFFGSHDPTTLNRQGPDRGTQYRSIAFYKNGDEKKIIEDYINLLQSENVYDRPIVTDVMAFEKFWKAEEYHQDFERKNPDNSYVRAVSIPRLNRFKENFQEFLKEEAH, from the coding sequence ATGAAGTTTTTTTCATTACTCTTTACTGTGGCCATCGCGCTGGGGTGCAATACTATTACCAAGTCGAACAACACAGAATTGGCCCAGGCGAAAATCCCTGAGAAGGTGATACTCTCCCCAGAGGAGTTGCAGCAATATGAGACCGCTTATTTTGCCAGTGGTTGTTTTTGGTGTGTTGAAGCCATTTTTGAAAGTGTAAAAGGAGTTAAAGAGGTAGTGTCCGGATATTCCGGTGGAAGTGAGGAAAACCCGACCTATGAACAAGTGGCCTATGGAAGAACCAAGCATGCGGAAGCGGTTGAGGTATACTACAATCCTAAGGAAATCTCCTATTTGGCCTTGGTCCAGGTATTTTTTGGATCACATGACCCCACAACATTGAATAGACAGGGGCCCGACCGCGGTACCCAATACCGTTCCATTGCCTTCTACAAAAATGGGGATGAAAAAAAGATCATTGAGGATTACATCAACCTATTGCAGTCCGAAAATGTATATGACCGTCCCATAGTTACCGATGTTATGGCTTTTGAAAAGTTCTGGAAGGCCGAGGAGTACCATCAGGACTTTGAGCGAAAGAACCCCGACAATTCCTATGTTCGGGCCGTATCAATTCCCAGATTGAATCGATTTAAGGAAAACTTTCAGGAATTTTTAAAGGAGGAAGCGCATTAG
- a CDS encoding MATE family efflux transporter, which translates to MPLRRYIKEFPYNLKLATPVVLGMLGHTLVAFADNIMVGQLGTAELAAVSLGNSLVLMFMYVGIGFSTAITPLVAEADGANDPMEAKKALKHGLLLCSVLGVALFFLILLCKPFLYLAKQPQEVVELAIPYLNLVAISIIPMLIFQAFRQFSEGMSQTRFPMYATIVANVLNIVINYLLIFGSFGFPKMGILGAAIGTLVSRCVMLVYLYFLLYHKERFRSFITNFNFKRMEKKMMKKLVNLGFPSSMQVFFEVAIFTAAVWLSGVLGKNTQAANQIALNLSSMTYMVGVGLSVAAMVRVGNQKGLNNFKELRRIGKSVFFLTLVIELVFALFFLLGKDWLPTLYLDVKDVANRADNMEVLSLAPQLLLVAAFFQISDGIQVVVLGALRGIQDVKIPTLITFIAYWLIGFPISYYLGLHTELKSIGIWIGLLSGLTASGVMLYLRFNLLTKKLILRQAGIKT; encoded by the coding sequence ACACCCGTTGTACTCGGTATGTTGGGACATACCTTGGTTGCCTTTGCGGATAATATTATGGTGGGACAGTTGGGAACTGCGGAGTTGGCGGCTGTTTCCCTGGGAAATAGTCTGGTATTAATGTTCATGTACGTAGGGATTGGATTTTCTACCGCAATTACTCCTCTGGTGGCGGAGGCGGATGGTGCAAATGACCCTATGGAGGCCAAAAAGGCATTGAAACATGGTTTGCTTCTTTGTAGCGTATTGGGCGTGGCATTGTTCTTTTTGATTTTACTTTGCAAGCCCTTCCTTTATTTGGCAAAGCAACCGCAGGAAGTAGTGGAACTTGCCATTCCATATCTCAATTTGGTGGCCATCTCCATAATCCCGATGTTGATTTTTCAGGCATTTCGACAATTTTCAGAGGGGATGTCCCAGACCAGATTCCCCATGTACGCGACCATTGTGGCCAATGTGTTGAACATCGTTATCAATTACCTGTTGATTTTTGGTTCTTTTGGCTTTCCTAAAATGGGGATATTGGGTGCTGCCATTGGAACACTGGTCTCACGTTGCGTAATGTTGGTTTACCTTTATTTTTTGTTGTACCATAAAGAAAGGTTCAGGAGCTTCATCACCAATTTCAATTTTAAGCGTATGGAAAAAAAGATGATGAAGAAGTTGGTAAACCTTGGTTTTCCATCGTCCATGCAGGTATTTTTTGAAGTGGCCATTTTTACCGCCGCGGTTTGGTTAAGTGGGGTCTTGGGTAAGAACACGCAAGCGGCCAATCAGATTGCTTTAAACCTTAGCAGTATGACCTATATGGTGGGAGTGGGACTGAGTGTTGCGGCCATGGTGCGCGTTGGAAACCAAAAAGGGCTTAATAATTTTAAAGAACTCCGTCGGATAGGGAAATCGGTATTCTTTTTAACCTTGGTCATTGAACTCGTTTTTGCATTATTTTTCTTATTGGGTAAGGATTGGTTGCCCACTTTGTACTTGGACGTAAAAGATGTGGCCAACCGCGCAGATAATATGGAAGTGCTCTCACTGGCTCCACAGTTGTTGTTGGTTGCCGCTTTTTTCCAAATTTCCGATGGTATCCAAGTTGTTGTTCTTGGGGCGTTACGGGGAATACAGGATGTTAAGATCCCTACCTTGATTACCTTTATTGCCTACTGGTTGATCGGTTTTCCCATATCCTACTATTTGGGATTGCACACTGAACTTAAAAGTATAGGTATCTGGATTGGATTATTGTCCGGTCTTACAGCTTCTGGAGTTATGTTGTATCTTCGATTTAATTTACTGACCAAAAAATTGATTCTTAGGCAAGCAGGGATAAAAACATAG
- a CDS encoding RNA polymerase sigma factor: MLQLELVEQCKANNRSAQLRLYRKYCEGMYCVAMRFLKNEDDAEDVLQESFIKAFQRIHQYKGEVAFGAWLKRIVVNGCIDFLKSRKQRMLELDERYIHMVDDGDWDVEEGIDMEDIKTAIEELPDKYRYVVQLYLMEGYDHSEISEILGISETASRTRLLRGKGRLKDMLKQSNYGTGS; encoded by the coding sequence ATTTTGCAACTAGAACTGGTAGAACAGTGTAAGGCCAACAATAGAAGTGCACAGCTACGGCTGTATCGAAAGTATTGTGAAGGGATGTATTGTGTGGCTATGCGTTTTTTGAAAAATGAGGATGATGCCGAGGATGTGTTGCAGGAATCATTTATCAAAGCCTTTCAGCGCATCCACCAGTACAAGGGTGAAGTAGCATTTGGGGCGTGGCTTAAACGAATTGTGGTGAATGGTTGTATTGATTTTTTAAAGTCCAGGAAGCAGCGAATGCTGGAGTTGGATGAGCGCTATATCCATATGGTGGATGATGGGGATTGGGATGTGGAAGAGGGAATTGATATGGAAGACATTAAAACGGCCATTGAGGAGCTCCCGGATAAGTATAGGTATGTGGTTCAGCTCTATTTGATGGAAGGATACGATCACAGTGAAATATCGGAAATCCTTGGTATATCCGAAACGGCATCAAGGACAAGGTTGTTGCGGGGAAAAGGTAGGTTAAAAGACATGTTAAAGCAATCGAATTATGGGACAGGATCTTAG
- a CDS encoding lysylphosphatidylglycerol synthase transmembrane domain-containing protein, whose protein sequence is MTEKQRKLLTTALKVVVSAVLIYFIFTKIDFKEVVNVLKTANPLWLIAAFLLFVLSKIFNALRLNLYFHTIGVKLTQLSNLKLYVLGMFYNLFLPGGIGGDAYKGYVIQKKYQVGTKKVVGVLLLDRLSGMLLILIFACVLATLIEIPIIKGLQWLFWLSIPVGILSFWILNKKLFSYALPVFWGSLGYSTLLQSIQLAATFCIIQALGISEPILAYLFIFMISSIVSVIPLTIGGIGSREVTFLYGAKWLELDANTAIGISFVFFLITALVSFLGIGYHVKKPRLEVYD, encoded by the coding sequence GTGACGGAAAAGCAGCGTAAACTCCTTACCACTGCCTTAAAGGTGGTCGTCAGTGCCGTACTGATCTACTTTATCTTTACAAAAATTGATTTTAAGGAGGTCGTCAACGTATTGAAAACGGCAAACCCTTTATGGCTAATAGCTGCTTTTCTCCTGTTTGTCCTGTCCAAAATATTCAACGCCTTGCGGCTTAACCTTTATTTTCACACCATTGGTGTAAAACTTACCCAATTGAGCAATTTAAAGCTCTATGTGTTGGGGATGTTCTATAATCTTTTCCTTCCGGGAGGAATCGGGGGTGATGCTTATAAGGGCTATGTAATCCAGAAAAAATATCAAGTGGGGACAAAAAAGGTGGTGGGCGTATTATTGTTGGACCGATTAAGCGGAATGTTATTGATCCTTATTTTCGCCTGTGTTCTTGCCACTTTAATTGAAATACCGATCATTAAGGGATTACAATGGCTCTTTTGGTTGTCCATTCCTGTGGGTATATTAAGCTTTTGGATACTAAACAAGAAACTGTTTTCCTATGCCCTTCCCGTATTTTGGGGTTCTTTGGGGTATTCTACCCTACTTCAGTCCATTCAATTGGCTGCAACATTCTGTATTATACAGGCCCTTGGTATAAGCGAACCCATTTTGGCCTATTTGTTCATTTTTATGATTTCTTCCATTGTATCCGTCATCCCTTTGACCATTGGGGGAATTGGAAGTCGGGAGGTTACTTTTCTCTACGGGGCCAAATGGCTGGAATTGGATGCAAATACTGCCATCGGAATCAGCTTTGTTTTCTTTTTGATTACCGCCCTGGTTTCCTTTTTAGGCATAGGATATCATGTAAAAAAACCTCGGTTGGAAGTATATGACTAA
- a CDS encoding glycosyltransferase family 2 protein: protein MQPVTNALLSIVVPLYNEQDNVELLTQKIHESLQGYHYQIIYVDDFSTDDTKMVVQKMDDHLVTLIELKKNYGQSLALAAGLDYAQGEYIITMDGDLQNDPSDIPQMLEFAVGGTYDLITGIRQKRKDSLVKKIPSKIANFLVRRVTKLSIKDNGCALKIFTKEIAKGLNLYGEMHRFITLLAFLEGAQIKQVPVKHHARHAGKSKYGLERVFKVVADMMLLLFIRKYFQRPIHLFGIFGVLLIILGVLIEAYLLIVKFGFGQDIGTRPLLIFGMMFILGGIQLFTIGIVMELLIRTYYESQSKRPYRIKKITIGDGKAA from the coding sequence ATGCAACCCGTCACCAACGCCCTTCTTTCCATAGTTGTTCCGTTATACAATGAGCAGGACAATGTTGAACTGCTCACACAAAAAATACATGAAAGTCTCCAAGGGTACCATTATCAAATTATATATGTTGATGATTTCTCTACCGATGACACCAAAATGGTGGTCCAAAAAATGGACGATCATCTGGTTACGTTGATCGAATTGAAAAAGAATTATGGCCAAAGTCTGGCCCTGGCCGCCGGTTTGGATTATGCCCAGGGGGAATACATTATAACCATGGATGGGGATTTACAGAACGATCCTTCCGATATTCCACAAATGTTGGAGTTCGCAGTGGGGGGAACGTATGATTTGATTACGGGCATACGACAGAAGCGCAAAGATTCCCTGGTAAAGAAAATACCCTCTAAAATTGCCAACTTTTTGGTCCGCCGTGTGACCAAGTTATCCATTAAGGACAACGGATGTGCCTTAAAGATATTCACTAAGGAGATTGCCAAAGGATTGAACCTGTATGGGGAAATGCACAGGTTCATTACGCTATTGGCCTTTTTGGAAGGGGCACAGATAAAACAGGTCCCCGTAAAGCACCACGCCAGACATGCCGGGAAATCCAAATATGGGCTGGAACGGGTATTTAAAGTGGTGGCCGATATGATGTTGCTGCTTTTTATCCGTAAATACTTTCAGCGTCCAATTCACCTGTTTGGGATATTTGGGGTTTTGTTAATTATCCTGGGCGTTTTGATCGAAGCCTATTTGCTTATCGTAAAATTCGGATTTGGACAGGATATTGGAACACGTCCCCTACTTATTTTTGGTATGATGTTCATTTTGGGCGGAATCCAGCTCTTTACCATTGGTATTGTAATGGAACTGCTCATCAGGACCTACTACGAATCACAATCCAAACGTCCATATCGCATCAAGAAAATTACCATAGGTGACGGAAAAGCAGCGTAA
- the nadB gene encoding L-aspartate oxidase — translation MQKTDYLVIGSGIAGLTFALKMAQHFPKRKVTIVTKGDREESNTKYAQGGIAVVLDKQKDSFERHVEDTLVAGDGLCDTKVVEMVVKKAPGLFCELMGWGARFDADESGELNLGKEGGHSTKRVAHFKDSTGYEIERALLAYCSDLKNIELLPEHFAVDLITEHHFSEQRKGPKTNFSCYGAYVLEQGSGSIFPIVASYTIMAAGGIGQVYGHTTNPIIATGDGVAMAYRAGARIQDMEFVQFHPTALYGDERSPAFLISEAVRGFGAYLVDDRGHRFMPKYDARAELAPRDIVSRSIDFELKRTGKKCVYLDCRHLDAQEFVTHFPNIHQKCLSLGIDISKDFIPVVPAAHYLCGGIVVDMKGRTTLNNLFACGECARTGLHGANRLASNSLLEALVYADQIFSHLSTTRSSESRSKKNDIPLWDDQGMVISKENVLLSYGLEQLQGIMQNYVGIVRNNRRLKKAKQHLELIHRDVEELYQQTKLNTALCELRNMVGVAHLIIEQSLGRKTNKGGFYNADNKQD, via the coding sequence ATGCAAAAAACGGATTATCTCGTTATTGGTTCTGGTATTGCGGGCTTGACTTTTGCATTAAAAATGGCCCAACATTTTCCCAAAAGAAAAGTGACCATCGTAACAAAAGGGGACAGGGAAGAATCCAATACCAAGTATGCCCAGGGAGGCATAGCCGTTGTCCTTGATAAACAGAAGGATTCCTTTGAGCGTCATGTGGAAGATACCTTGGTGGCCGGTGATGGACTTTGTGATACCAAAGTTGTGGAAATGGTCGTGAAGAAGGCCCCTGGATTGTTTTGCGAGTTAATGGGGTGGGGGGCGCGTTTTGATGCTGATGAAAGTGGTGAGCTGAACTTGGGCAAGGAAGGTGGACATTCCACAAAACGTGTTGCCCATTTTAAGGATAGTACGGGATACGAAATAGAAAGGGCACTATTGGCCTATTGTTCCGATTTAAAGAATATTGAGTTGCTTCCGGAACATTTTGCCGTTGACCTTATAACGGAACATCATTTTTCGGAACAGCGTAAAGGTCCCAAAACGAATTTTAGTTGCTATGGGGCCTATGTTTTGGAACAGGGCTCCGGGAGCATTTTTCCCATTGTGGCTTCGTATACCATCATGGCAGCGGGAGGAATAGGTCAAGTGTATGGCCACACTACAAATCCCATAATCGCCACGGGCGATGGAGTGGCCATGGCGTATAGGGCAGGTGCAAGAATCCAGGATATGGAATTTGTACAGTTTCATCCAACGGCCCTGTACGGAGACGAGCGTTCCCCAGCTTTTTTGATTTCTGAGGCGGTACGTGGTTTTGGGGCGTATTTGGTGGATGATAGGGGACATCGGTTCATGCCAAAATATGATGCACGTGCAGAACTGGCCCCTAGGGATATTGTTTCCCGAAGTATTGACTTTGAGCTTAAAAGGACGGGAAAAAAGTGTGTGTATCTTGATTGTAGGCACTTGGATGCCCAGGAGTTCGTGACCCATTTTCCCAATATCCATCAAAAGTGTCTTTCCCTTGGAATTGACATTAGCAAAGATTTCATTCCTGTGGTTCCCGCGGCACATTATCTCTGTGGGGGGATTGTTGTGGATATGAAGGGAAGGACAACACTGAATAACTTGTTCGCTTGTGGGGAATGTGCCAGAACGGGATTACATGGGGCCAATAGGTTGGCCTCCAATTCGCTTCTTGAGGCCTTGGTGTATGCCGACCAAATTTTCTCGCACCTGTCAACTACCCGGTCCTCGGAATCTAGGAGCAAAAAAAATGACATTCCCCTTTGGGATGACCAAGGAATGGTGATATCCAAGGAGAATGTGCTTTTGAGCTATGGCCTTGAGCAATTGCAGGGGATTATGCAAAATTATGTGGGCATTGTTAGGAATAACCGAAGGTTAAAAAAAGCAAAACAGCATTTGGAACTTATTCATAGGGATGTTGAGGAGTTGTACCAACAGACCAAATTAAATACGGCCTTATGTGAGCTACGTAATATGGTGGGTGTAGCCCATTTGATTATTGAGCAATCCCTAGGTCGCAAAACAAATAAGGGAGGGTTCTATAACGCCGATAACAAGCAGGATTAG
- a CDS encoding ArnT family glycosyltransferase, with protein MITNTRYWFLVALMVLVYIAGLFVTLFENDSAQFAVMAMRMVQENDFLNLFKGPQEYLDKPHMHYWLAALSFKIFGIHDWAYRIPGVLATFLGAYSCFGLGKLLYNNDVGKFAALIFLTCQTIVLGAIDVRTDAVLTGFTIFAIWQLVSYIENTSLLAIVLGALGAGMAFSTKGQIALLVIGICMLCHLGYTRKWKLILNWRVLIALLVFAMTITPMLYAYYHQFDLHPEKVIRGRGNRSGIFFIFWEQSFERMSGEGVGKNSSDFFFFFHTFLWVFLPWTVLAIVGYWWRAKAFFKMRFAYNPKFEFLTIGGITLIFFIISFAQFKLPHYMNVMMPLYAILTASYVHSLHRYTKKKAIKGLLGIQYSILAIVFIFSLLVCFHVFKFERAGGYIMLIATLLVIVYFCLKQEAYYVRLITLSVYASLLLNGIMNLHFYPSLLEYQGGSTMAKKIAENGISVDNIYKLSDRHTWALDFYNQQPVKTIPLAELVNKRDIWVYATSNELEKLRQAGVDWEEELSVYQFRITRLQLKFLEPTNRLKKLDNMHLVHILQ; from the coding sequence ATGATAACCAACACTCGCTATTGGTTTTTGGTAGCTTTAATGGTACTGGTGTATATCGCTGGATTGTTCGTTACACTCTTTGAAAACGATTCCGCCCAGTTTGCCGTAATGGCCATGCGAATGGTTCAGGAAAATGACTTTCTTAACCTTTTCAAAGGTCCGCAAGAGTATCTGGACAAACCCCATATGCATTATTGGCTGGCGGCACTTTCCTTCAAAATTTTTGGCATTCATGATTGGGCTTACCGTATTCCCGGAGTCCTGGCAACTTTTTTAGGTGCCTATAGTTGTTTTGGCCTAGGTAAATTGTTGTACAATAATGACGTGGGTAAGTTTGCAGCCCTTATCTTTTTAACCTGTCAGACCATAGTGCTTGGTGCAATTGATGTGCGAACGGATGCCGTACTCACCGGCTTTACCATTTTTGCCATTTGGCAATTGGTCAGTTATATTGAGAATACATCATTGCTCGCTATAGTTTTGGGTGCTTTGGGGGCAGGGATGGCCTTTTCCACAAAAGGACAGATTGCCCTTTTGGTCATTGGAATATGCATGCTATGTCATTTGGGTTATACCAGAAAGTGGAAACTAATATTGAACTGGAGGGTTTTGATTGCCCTTTTGGTTTTTGCCATGACCATAACCCCAATGCTGTATGCCTATTACCATCAATTTGATCTACATCCTGAAAAGGTAATTCGGGGAAGGGGCAATCGAAGTGGTATCTTCTTCATATTCTGGGAACAGAGCTTTGAACGGATGAGCGGCGAAGGGGTTGGAAAGAACAGTAGTGACTTCTTCTTCTTTTTCCATACTTTTTTATGGGTATTCCTGCCATGGACCGTACTGGCCATAGTGGGCTACTGGTGGCGGGCCAAAGCTTTTTTTAAAATGAGGTTTGCCTATAATCCAAAGTTCGAATTTCTGACCATAGGCGGTATTACCTTGATTTTTTTCATTATCAGTTTTGCGCAGTTCAAACTGCCGCATTACATGAATGTCATGATGCCCTTGTACGCCATATTAACGGCCTCTTATGTCCATAGTTTGCACCGCTATACCAAGAAAAAGGCGATAAAAGGGTTGTTGGGGATTCAATATTCCATTTTGGCAATCGTGTTTATTTTTTCGCTGTTGGTTTGTTTCCATGTCTTCAAATTTGAGCGGGCGGGCGGGTATATTATGTTAATTGCCACCTTATTGGTCATTGTATATTTCTGCTTAAAGCAGGAAGCGTACTATGTTAGGTTGATTACCCTATCAGTCTATGCTTCACTTTTGCTCAACGGCATAATGAACCTTCATTTTTACCCTTCCCTATTGGAATATCAGGGAGGTTCCACAATGGCCAAAAAGATAGCGGAAAATGGTATTTCGGTGGACAATATCTATAAATTAAGTGATCGACATACTTGGGCCCTCGATTTTTACAATCAACAACCGGTTAAGACCATACCATTGGCCGAGTTGGTCAATAAACGGGACATTTGGGTCTATGCCACCTCCAATGAATTGGAAAAATTACGGCAGGCTGGAGTGGATTGGGAGGAAGAACTCTCTGTATACCAGTTTAGAATTACCCGCTTACAGCTTAAGTTTTTGGAACCCACCAACCGATTGAAAAAACTGGACAACATGCACTTGGTGCACATACTTCAGTAA
- the nadA gene encoding quinolinate synthase NadA, which translates to MELSEKINALKERKNAVILAHYYQRPEIQQAADYVGDSLELSVKAAATDADIIVFCGVHFMAETAKIVNPDKKVLLPEPNAGCSLADSCSGQDFMDFIAAHPDHVVVTYINASAAVKAVSDYVCTSSNAVKVVNSIPKDRPIIFAPDKNLGRYVMAKTNRKLLLWDGSCIVHEAFSADRIIALHKKYPKAEFIAHPEAEPHILKIATFIGSTSQLLAYVKKNPKGTFIVGTEAGILNKMAEAAPEATLLPAPTMASNDCSCSECAFMKMNTLEKLYQCLKDEMPEIHVDPALARKALEPVSRMMQLS; encoded by the coding sequence ATGGAGTTATCCGAAAAAATAAACGCGTTAAAGGAGCGCAAGAATGCGGTAATATTGGCCCACTATTATCAACGGCCCGAAATTCAACAGGCGGCCGATTATGTGGGCGATAGCCTGGAGCTTTCCGTTAAGGCGGCGGCAACCGATGCCGACATCATTGTATTTTGTGGGGTACATTTTATGGCGGAAACGGCCAAAATTGTCAACCCCGACAAAAAGGTCCTGTTGCCAGAGCCCAATGCCGGTTGTTCCTTGGCAGATTCTTGTTCCGGTCAGGATTTTATGGATTTTATTGCGGCCCATCCAGATCATGTGGTGGTAACGTATATCAATGCTTCGGCGGCGGTAAAGGCAGTATCGGATTATGTGTGCACCTCCTCCAATGCCGTTAAGGTGGTGAATTCCATACCCAAGGACCGCCCCATTATTTTTGCTCCGGACAAGAATCTGGGACGTTATGTAATGGCCAAAACCAATCGTAAACTATTACTTTGGGACGGTAGTTGCATAGTTCACGAAGCTTTTTCGGCAGATAGGATAATAGCACTTCATAAGAAATACCCCAAGGCAGAATTCATTGCCCATCCCGAAGCCGAACCCCATATTCTGAAAATAGCCACTTTTATTGGATCTACTTCACAATTGTTGGCCTATGTTAAAAAGAACCCTAAAGGCACTTTTATTGTGGGCACCGAGGCCGGTATTTTGAACAAAATGGCCGAAGCCGCTCCAGAAGCCACTTTACTACCTGCTCCCACTATGGCCAGTAACGATTGCTCTTGTAGTGAGTGCGCTTTTATGAAAATGAACACGCTCGAAAAACTGTACCAATGCCTAAAGGATGAAATGCCTGAAATCCATGTGGATCCCGCCTTGGCCAGGAAAGCATTGGAACCGGTTTCCCGAATGATGCAACTCTCTTGA